The genomic region CTTCCAACTTTTTAAATGGACATCAATTCCTACATAAATGTTTTGTCCTTTAAAACTGATTGTTGTACTTTTACTTTTGGTCTGCATAAGTCCCAGGTTTTAGTGAATAAATTGTTTGTTAAAAAAAAATCAATTTACAAAAACTTTGGGGCTTATGTTTGTTTAGATTACAAACATACAGCCTCAGCGGTCTTGTAACAAATAACATGGGCCGTAATGTTCGTGACGGAGATGTCTTCCTATTTGTCAATAAAGCCAGGAATCGGTTAAAATTGCTTCACATGGAACCCGGAGGCCTGGTCATATACTCAAAACTTCTGGAAGAAGGTCGTTTTCGTGTTCCTTCCCGGGTTGCTCAGCACAACTCCATCACCATACAATGGGTCGATTTGGTTATGATGGTAGAGGGGATCATCACAGATCCCGGAGCTCGCTTAAAACGTTTAAAAAGAATCAATTATTAGTTAAAAAAAGGTCAAAATATTTGGTCATGTAAAAACTTGTTACTATCTTTGTATCAAGTAATTAGGACGACAAATGACCTTAGAAGAAAGCCTTTTACAACTCCAAAAATTAACAGAAGAGAACGCCTCTCTTCGCGAACAGATAGCCGTAAAAGACGCTACTATTTCAAAGCAAGAGTTGGAAATAGACCGTCTTAGGAAAATCATTTTTGGCAAAAAGAGTGAACGGTTCATTCCTACAGATCCTAATGTCCGCCAGTTAGACATCTTTGGTGAAGCACTAAGCCGGCAAGAGAAAGCAGCACTGGAAAGAGCTGCAGAGCAGGAACAAGAGCTTATTACAAGAGTAATAAGTGTAAAAAAGCCACGTACTCCGCGTAAAGACATCTCTTTGGAAGGACTGCGTGTGGAAGAGACTATCATTGATCCTGAAGGCATTAATTTGGAAGATTATGTATGTATAGGTACTGAAGAGACCAGTCGTCTGGCTCTAAGACCTGCTGAGTTCTATATCAAGAAGATTATCCGTAGAAAATATGTTCTCAAGAACCAGGCAGACAAGTTACAGGAAGAAAACAGAACACCTACTGTACTTATAGCGCCTCTTCCTCCGGCTCCTTTGCACAAATGTATGGCAGATACTACGCTTTTAACAGATATCATCATTCAAAAATACCTTTACCACATACCTTTTCATCGACAGTTGGCTCGGTTTTCCAACCTGGGGGTGCGTATAAGTTCTTCTACCGTGGGAGACTGGTTCTCCCGAAGTTGTGAGTTGCTCAAACCTTTGTATGATCTTCTCCGACGACGGGTTCTTTCTTCTGACTATATCCAGGTAGATGAAAGTACTCTTCCTGTGATAGACAATGAAAAGCAGCGAGCTGTTAAAGGTTACGTCTGGGCAGTTCACAGTCCGGATACAGCAGAGGTGTTCTTTCATTACGACAGAGGATCGCGTTCCGAAAGAACGGCCATGTTATTGCTGCATGATTTTAAAGGGGCTATTCAGACAGACGGTTATAATGTATACCAGAAGCTGGAACAACTTGAAGGTAAACTGATGCTGGGTTGTTGGGCACATGCACGACGTAAATTTGATGAATCGTTGGTAGAGAACAAAAAGTTGGCAACTGATGCTTTATTTCAAATCCAATCTCTCTATGCCATAGAAAGAGAAGCTGATGAGGGGCAACTATCACTTGAAGAAAGAAAAGCGTTACGGTACAACAAAGCGTATCCCATATTGGTAACCTTTGAAAAATGGCTTCATGACAACTACAAATCCTTGCTTCCTCAGAGTCGGACGGCAAAAGCCATAGCTTATACCTACAGTCTTTTTCCACAACTCTCCCGGTATCATCTGGACGGCAGATACAAAATAGACAATAATCTGATTGAAAATGCCATTCGTCCGCTGGCTTTGGGAAGGAAAAACTATCTGTTCTGTGGAAGCGGCGATGCCGCTATAAGAGCTTCCATGGTTTACTCTCTTCTGGGTTCCTGTAAAGCAGCCGGTGTGAACCCCGAACAGTGGCTGGAAGATGTTCTTTCCAAAATGTATTTGTACACTACCGGAAAAGGCAATCTGGAAGATCTGCTCCCGGCTAATTGGGCAAAATCAAAATCTGCAAACAACTTGTAAAGTTTTACTACTACTCATACAACTTCAGGCCAACTTCACTCAAATTGGCCTAACTTTTACAAAAATCACACAAACTTGTACAACTACTTAGAAAAGTTAGGTTGGAGTTAGCAATGTTGGACGGGTTTTATCGGATGCTTACTTTCACTCCAGCCTCTAATAATTTCTTTAATATCACTATTCTATTTGCTGTCTGATAATATTTTCCCATCCACACTTTGTCATTACCCAAAAATTGAGTAATGGTTTTCTTGATTTTTGAACGATTGGGTCCGTCTGCTTTGGCTTGACACCCAGATCCCTTAAATTCAGAGGTATGAGCTTTAGCCTCAACCAGTATCAATGTGGAATCTTCTGCAATTCCTATTGCATCCCATTGAGGAGACCGTACTTCACCTCTGTTGTACAATCACAGGGGCAAAGATCTTCTCTTTCTTGCGTACATATTTAACAAAATTGTAAACTGTCTTGCTGTTGACTTTGGGCAAATCGGGATAATGCTCCTTTAGACGATCCTCTACAACAGCTGCAGGTAAACCATTATCAAGCTCTAAAAGATGCTTTACAAATAGATACCAAGGGTCCAAAATCTTCTCATATACCCGCTTTTTGTCAACAAACTCCATGAACTCTGTCTCGTTCATTTTCCTGTATTTAGCTACAGTTCGGCGGTCAATTCCAAGATCTCGTCCTATTTTAACATCTGAGTTACCGCTGATTAATGAAAGTTGTTTAACTTTGTGCCACATAATTACCTTTCTAAAAGGTGATTTCTGAGTCTTCATAAAATTTGTATTTGAGTTGATCTACAAATGTATGAAGACTCTTATTTTAACCTTTTTTTATGTACATCGCATGTTGCCGATTTCTGTACATATGATATTGCCGAAAAATGTACATACAAAGTTACTGATTACACCCGTTTCAATCCACGCACCCCTTGCGAGGTGCGACCTGCTGTTTTTCCGCCTCCATAGCCATTAGCTCCGTTTCAATCCACGCACCCCTTGCGAGGTGCGACCTTCGTTGTCCACAAATATTCTACCTGTTGTAAGTTTCAATCCACGCACCCCTTGCGAGGTGCGACTTGATATGTAGCAATGTCGTTGTGGTAAGCACGTGTTTCAATCCACGCACCCCTTGCGAGGTGCGACCCATTTCATAAAAGAGGGAGTCACAGTTGGTGTGTTTCAATCCACGCACCCCTTGCGAGGTGCGACCTGTTTTTTGATAGCTTCAATAACTTCCAAGTTAGTTTCAATCCACGCACCCCTTGCGAGGTGCGACAAAAGCACCGTGAGTACCTTCTCCTTTTATACAAGTTTCAATCCACGCACCCCTTGCGAGGTGCGACAAAAACGAAAACAAAGAGCTTACCGAACTCTTTGTTTCAATCCACGCACCCCTTGCGAGGTGCGACTTCATCCTTAAGGTCATGTATGTAGATCCCATCCGGTTTCAATCCACGCACCCCTTGCGAGGTGCGACAAAAGCACCGTGAGTACCTTCTCCTTTTATACAAGTTTCAATCCACGCACCCCTTGCGAGGTGCGACTTCATCCTTAAGGTCATGTATGTAGATCCCATCCGGTTTCAATCCACGCACCCCTTGCGAGGTGCGACGCAGACGCAGACGTAGGGCCGACATTCGAGTACAGTTTCAATCCACGCACCCCTTGCGAGGTGCGACAATTTGGTAGCATACGATAAGGCAAGTACCAGAGGTTTCAATCCACGCACCCCTTGCGAGGTGCGACTCAGCCCGGCAAGGCACAGCCTGTTTATTCAGGTTTCAATCCACGCACCCCTTGCGAGGTGCGACCACGACATCAAGCAAATTGACAACGAGGCTTACAGTTTCAATCCACGCACCCCTTGCGAGGTGCGACTAATTGATGGTAATTTTGTTAGTGGTGGTTCACGGTTTCAATCCACGCACCCCTTGCGAGGTGCGACTCCTCAACCGGAGTTTGTTTGCTTTCTCCATCTTGTTTCAATCCACGCACCCCTTGCGAGGTGCGACCATTTAAGCCTGCAACAAAGCATATGGTCAAATGGTTTCAATCCACGCACCCCTTGCGAGGTGCGACTTTATTCGGGTGCTTATACAGATAACTATTTATTGTTTCAATCCACGCACCCCTTGCGAGGTGCGACTCTTTCCGCACTTGTACCTTGTGAACAGCATTACCGTTTCAATCCACGCACCCCTTGCGAGGTGCGACTCCTACTGTCTTTACTTTGTTTACAACGACATCTGTTGTTTCAATCCACGCACCCCTTGCGAGGTGCGACGGGATAGCGAAAATAACGCTTTCAAATTTCACGGTTTCAATCC from Bacteroidia bacterium harbors:
- the tnpB gene encoding IS66 family insertion sequence element accessory protein TnpB (TnpB, as the term is used for proteins encoded by IS66 family insertion elements, is considered an accessory protein, since TnpC, encoded by a neighboring gene, is a DDE family transposase.) — protein: MGRNVRDGDVFLFVNKARNRLKLLHMEPGGLVIYSKLLEEGRFRVPSRVAQHNSITIQWVDLVMMVEGIITDPGARLKRLKRINY
- a CDS encoding IS66 family transposase, which translates into the protein MTLEESLLQLQKLTEENASLREQIAVKDATISKQELEIDRLRKIIFGKKSERFIPTDPNVRQLDIFGEALSRQEKAALERAAEQEQELITRVISVKKPRTPRKDISLEGLRVEETIIDPEGINLEDYVCIGTEETSRLALRPAEFYIKKIIRRKYVLKNQADKLQEENRTPTVLIAPLPPAPLHKCMADTTLLTDIIIQKYLYHIPFHRQLARFSNLGVRISSSTVGDWFSRSCELLKPLYDLLRRRVLSSDYIQVDESTLPVIDNEKQRAVKGYVWAVHSPDTAEVFFHYDRGSRSERTAMLLLHDFKGAIQTDGYNVYQKLEQLEGKLMLGCWAHARRKFDESLVENKKLATDALFQIQSLYAIEREADEGQLSLEERKALRYNKAYPILVTFEKWLHDNYKSLLPQSRTAKAIAYTYSLFPQLSRYHLDGRYKIDNNLIENAIRPLALGRKNYLFCGSGDAAIRASMVYSLLGSCKAAGVNPEQWLEDVLSKMYLYTTGKGNLEDLLPANWAKSKSANNL